AAAAACCCTGATCGCTGCTGCTGTGCTTAGCTCACTCTCTTTTGCAAGCTTTGCTGCTGTTGAAGTGCAATCCACTCCTGCAGACCAACACAAAGTAGGAACAATTTCTGCCAACGCAGGGACTAATCTCAGCTCGCTGGAAGATCAACTGGCACAAAAAGCAGAAGCTATGGGCGCAAAATCTTTCCGCATTACGTCTGTGACAGGTCCTAACACCCTGCACGGTACTGCTGTGATCTACAAATAAGCACGGCTAAACCCTCATTTATGCCACTGCAATAAAAAAGGCCCTGCTTGCGCGGGGCCTTTTTTTATCGTCGTGCCTTACAGGGATTGCTGAGCAATATCATGATGCCGGGTCACATCCACTGGCATACCAGAACGCGCTTCCATTGCTCGCTCCATCACGTCACCTTCTGTACCGGCGCTGTTTTTAAAGCGGTACATCGCGTCATTCAGGGTAATCGGCAGGGTTTGCGGATCGTCACCGATGTTTTTCGACAATGGTTGGTGGATCTCGACCAACCGCGTGCCATCAGGTTCTTCAGACACCTTGATCGGCGTATTCACAATATTCACTTTTGTCCCTGGTGTGATCACGCTGTAGAGCGTTTTGATATCGTCATCACGCAGGCGAATACAGCCAGAACTTACGCGCATACCGATACCAAAATCGGCATTCGTGCCGTGCAGCAGGTACACGCCTCCGAAGGCGGCGAGGCGAATAGCATGATGCCCCATTGGGTTATCCGGGCCTGCGGGAACAACCGCCGGTAGGTCAATACCCTGCGCTTTGTAACGGGCGCGGATGTTCGCTGTTGGTGTCCATGTTGGATTAGCCCGTTTATCCGAGACCGTTGTGATCATTGTTGGCGTCAGCGTATCGCCACCCAACTGGCCAATACCTATTGGGTAGACGGTGACTTCATTCTTGCCCGGCGGATAATAATAAAGGCGCAGTTCAGCAAGGTTGATCACAATGCCTTCGCGTGGCGCATCAGGAAGCAACGTTTGCAGCGGAATGGTCAGCACGCTTCCTGCGCGGGGAACATAGGGATCAACGCCCGGGTTTGCCTGCAGTAACGCCAGGAATCCGACGTTATATTTTTTTGCAATCGCTTCGAGTGAACCACCATTGTTTTCAACGACGTGAAAACGGTTTTCGCCCACCACCCGACTCCCCGACGGGGGAAGTGGCCAGGTGTTAGCGCGTGCAGGAAGCGCAATCGCCACCGTAGCGGCCAGCGCAAACAAGGTTATCCAGCGAGTAAAACGTGAAGGTGTCATCATCACCATAATCCATATAAATAATGAGGTTATTGTTATCTAAGGGGGTAATGATAATTATGGCGAATGGGAGTGTCGGGAAATCCAGGTGGATTGCAAAGAGTTTGTAAATTGTAACCCCCGGTATCACTGTGTTACCGGGGGCATAGGCTGAGCCGGTTAAGCGATGGCGTTCTCTTCCAGTTGACGCATAAAGTGGCGAACCCATTCCATGCGGGTTTTGCGCTCTGCCAGTTCCTGGGTGAACTTCAGACGGGTTGGTCCGTCCAGCCGGAAATGTTGAGGTTGTTTCTGGAGCAGGCCAATCAACCACATTGGATTGACGTGGTTTTTCTCGGCAAACTCAATCACACCGCCTTTTTCATTCCCTTCGAGTTTACGGATCCCCAGTTTTTGTGCCTGCTGGCGAAGACGGGCGATATCCAGCAGGTTTCGGGCGGCATCTGGCAGCAGACCAAAGCGGTCAATTAACTCCACTTTGATCTCCTCCAGCTCGCTTTCGTTTTTCGCGCTGGCGATCCGTTTGTAGAACGAAAGACGCGTGTTGACATCCGGAATGAAATCATCCGGAAGCAGGGAAGGCATCCGCAACTCGACTTCGGTCTGCTGGCTGGTCAGATCTTCCAGCGACGGTTCACGTCCGTCTTTAAGGGCATCAACGGCATTTTCCAGAAGCTCCATATAGAGCGAGAAGCCGATGGTTTCCATTGAGCCGCTTTGATCTTCGCCCAGCAATTCACCTGCACCGCGGATCTCAAGGTCGTGCGTAGCCAGCGCAAAGCCTGCGCCCAGATCCTCCAGCGAGGCGATGGCTTCCAGACGTTTTTGGGCGTCGGTGGTCATTGCTTTTGGATGTGGCGTCAGCAGCCAGGCGTAGGCCTGGTGGTGCGAACGCCCGACGCGGCCGCGCAGCTGGTGGAGCTGTGCCAGACCAAAGTGATCGGCCCGTTCAATAATGATGGTATTGGCCGTCGGAATATCGATACCGGTTTCAATAATGGTGGTACAGACCAGCACGTTAAACCGCTGGTGATGGAAATCGTTCATCACCCGCTCCAGTTCGCGCTCGCGCATTTGCCCGTGACCAATGGCGATGCGGGCCTCAGGAACCAGCTCTGCCAGCTTGTCGGCCGCTTTCTGGATGTTTTCTACGTCGTTGAACAGGTAATACACCTGTCCCCCACGCAGCACTTCACGCAGAATGGCTTCGCGTACGACCAGGCTGTCGTACTCGCGAACAAAGGTTTTAACGGCCAGACGACGTGCCGGAGGCGTGGCGATAATTGACAGATCGCGCATTCCGCTCATCGCCATATTCAGCGTACGTGGGATCGGTGTTGCGGTTAACGTCAGGATGTCGACGTCAGCGCGCATCGCTTTAATCCGCTCTTTATGACGCACCCCGAAACGGTGTTCTTCATCGACAATTAGCAGCCCCAGATCTTTCCACTTCACGTCGCTTTGCAGCAGCTTGTGTGTGCCGATCAGAATATCAATTTTCCCTTCGCTGGCCTGTTCCAGGATTTGCGTCTGCTCTTTGGCACTGCGAAAACGTGACAGCATTTCAATCCGTACGGGCCAGTTGGCAAAACGGTCGCGGAAGTTGTCGTAGTGCTGTTGGGCAAGCAGCGTCGTTGGCACAAGAACCGCAACCTGTTTGTTATTCTCAACGGCCAGGAAGGTAGCACGCATCGCCACTTCGGTTTTACCAAAGCCAACATCACCGCACACCAGCCTGTCCATAGCCAGGGGCTGGCACATATCACTCAATACGGCATTAATGGCCTGTGCCTGATCCGGTGTGGTCTCAAACGGGAAGCTGTCGCAGAACAACTGGTATTGCTCTTTATCATGCTTAAAGGCATATCCCTCTTTCGCGGCTCGCTGGGCATAAATATCCAGCAGTTCCGCTGCCACATCACGGACTTTTTCCGCCGCTTTTTGCCGCGCGCGCGCCCAGGCATCGCCGCCCAGTTTATGCAAGGGGGCGTTATCTTCTGCACCGCCTGCGTAGCGGCTAATCAGGTGTAGCGATGACACTGGAACATACAGTTTGGCGTCGTTGGCATAGGTGAGCATCAGGTATTCGCCTTTGATGCCTCCGGCTTCAAGGGTTGTCATGCCAGCGTAACGCCCTACGCCGTGTTCGAGGTGAACAATTGGCTGGCCCGGATGAAGCTCAGCGAGGTTACGGATCAGCGTGTCCGGGTTGATAGTGCGGCGACTGTCCTGGCGGCGGCGTGCTACCCGTTCGCCGAGCAGATCGCTTTCACAAATCAGCGCCCGGTTGTTCAGCGTATCGATAAAGCCATGTTCAGCCGAACCTATCATCAGGTAGCGACCATTATCGGTGGCTTCGCTCAGGCGTAAAATCCGCTTCGGCGCGAGCTTAATGCGACCAAGCAGTTCACCCAACGCTTCACGCCGGCCTTCGCTTTCAACAGAAAAAATCACCGGCCCGGTAAAGGCTTCAAGGAATTTTCTCAGGTTATCCAGCGGGGATTTCTGCTGTGCCTGAACCGCCAAATCGGGAAGCTTCTGGAACGCCAGATTGGTGTTGGCGGCTTTATCTGCAAGGGTTTCGGTTTTGAGCTGGATACGCGGCCAGCGTTTGAGTTCAGTATTAAGCTCATCACTACGCAACCACAGTTGTTCTGGTGGCAACAACGGGCGCATAGGATCCACGCCACGGTTCTCAAAACGTGCGCGGGTTTCGCTTTCAAAGCGGCTGGCGCTGTTGTCCACATCTCCGGTGTTTACAATCAGCGTATTGGCCGGGAAATAACTGAACAGGGCTGGCAGTGGCTCGTTAAAGAACAGCGGCTGCCAGTATTCAATACCGGCAGGCAGAGTGCCTTTGCTGACCTGCTGATAAATATGTTCTGCATCACGCTTCACATCGAATTTGTCGCGCCACTGGCTACGGAACAACTCGATGGCGGTTTTATCTGTCGGAAACTCATGAGCCGGCAGCAAGTTGATGGATCCTACTTCTTCGAGCGTGCGTTGCGTGTCGGCGTCAAATACACGCAGACTGTCGATTTCATCATCGAAGAAATCCAGACGGTAGGGCTGATCGCTCCCCATCGGATAAAGATCCAGCAATGCGCCGCGGGTGGCATATTCACCGTGCTCCATCACCTGGTCGACGTGACGATAACCGGCACTGTCGAGTTGCGCGCGCAGAGCGTCGCGGGACAGGCGTTGGCCTTTTTTCATCACCAGGGCGTGTCCATGCAGATAACTGTGCGGACAGACGCGCTGCATCAGAGTATTCACCGGAACAATCAATACACCACGCTGCATGGTCGGAAGCTGATACAGCGTGGAGAGGCGCGAGGAGATGATCTCCTGATGCGGGGAGAAGCTGTCGTATGGGAGTGTTTCCCAGTCGGCCAGGCTGAACACCAGATTATCGGTGAACTGGCGGATTTCATCGTGCAGGCGTAATGCATTTTGCATATCCGGGGTGACCAGCACCACGGGACCTGGATGCCGCTCCGCGATTTCGGCAACGAGCGTGGCACAGGCCGCACCGGTGAGTTCTCCCAACTGGCGTTGGTCACCCGCTTTGCCGGGCAAGGAATAACGATAGTGTTCAGGCATGGCTATGTCAGAATCTCTTATGGGTATACCACAGTATTGGGGCATATCACTGATACGCAATGTCTTTATTATCCTCGATCGTTTTACATTAGCAAACCACAACCGCACGAGAGGCAAACACGCCCTCGCTAGAGGGCGAAAGGCTGGATTATCAGGAAGCCTGTGCCGGGGAGAGGCGGGCGGGGGGTGAGAAGAAAACATCACCAAACAGGGTCGTGGAGAGCTTGCGCGCGCCGAGCCCGACAAGGGTGCAAATCAGAAGACTGGCAAAAGGATAGAGAACAATCAGCGTCAGCTCTGCCCAAATGGGCCAGGAGGCTGCATTCAATTCACCGATCAGGATGAGACTAAATGCCTCAATTAAAATTCGATGGGTGGTGTAAATGGCGATGGTGTTCGAGCCGATGACATTGAACAGAGTATTGGGCCGTACAGCATAATGCAGCTCAACGGTGTAGAAGAGTTTCATGATCAGTACGATTGACAGCAGAGAGAGCAGGATCGGGATGTTTGCAAACCAAAGCATTACCGATGCTGACGCGAAAAGGGTAATAGACAGCCTGCGTTGGCGCAGCGACATGTTCTTCATCCAGGTCATAAGCTGTGCGCCATACCACGCGCCAAGACTGTAATAGATCATGTTACGCACCACGCTGTTTATTCCCCACCAGGGAAGGGGCAGGATGTTAATCGCAATACTTGCCAGGGCCAGAATTCCCAGCAGCGGCAACTTCCAGCGGCTCAGCATTTTGCACAACAGGAAATAGACCACCAGGGCGTACAGATACCACAGGCTGGTACTGGCGGTGAGCATGCCCAAAAGAAAACCGCTCACTGAGTCGGCATAGGCCGCGTTGGATGAGGTGGCCAGTTGGCGGGCAGGGGCCAGCCAGTCATTCAGGTGACTCAGCGCCTGCCACTGCAAGACTCCCCACAGTGCCAGTACCCAGACAATGCTCCAGATCCGCTTATCCAGGCTGATTCGCCAGCCTACGTCATCAATATAGCGGCGTATCAGATATCCGGAGATAAAGAAAAACACGGGCATGCGGAATGGGGCGAGATAGAGGTTAAAGTAGATCCAGCATTTGGCGAGGAGGCCGGACATCGGGTGTTGTAACCCGCTAAGGTGAGGATAAAAGGTGATCACTGAGTGATAAACTACCACAAGGCAGATGCACAGCCCTTTTATCTGATTAATCCATAATGCTTTTTGTTTCATCGGGAACCGATACCTGTATTGCCATAAACGAACCGTTAATCCTGGGTGAAGGGGGAGGGGTTGTAATGGGTAACAGTCTGTATCAGCACGATTTTCAGAAAAGGTGGAGGTTATGTGTCGCGGAATCTGCAGATAGCACTATGATTTATCTGGTTTTTTCGACGAGATGATTACCAAAGCTTACGGTTTCAGTCATTTACGCTTCATAGATTCGCTTATATAATCGTGGGTCTGCTATCAGCAAACAGACGGATTTCATGTATCAACCTGTCGCACTCTTCATAGGCTTACGTTATATGCGTGGGCGCGCAGCGGACCGTTTCGGTCGCTTTGTCTCCTGGCTTTCGACCATCGGCATTACGCTTGGCGTGATGGCTCTGGTGACGGTTCTCTCCGTCATGAATGGCTTCGAGCGCGAGCTGCAAAACAATATCCTGGGGCTAATGCCGCAGGCCGTTCTCTCGTCTTCCTCTGGTTCCGTTAACCCGCAGCAACTGCCTGAAAGCGCAGTAAAATTGCAAGGGGTTACGCGTGTTGCGCCGTTAACAACAGGTGATGTGGTGCTGCAAAGCGCGCGCAGTGTTGCGGTGGGCGTAATGCTGGGTATCGATCCTGCTCAAAAGGACCCACTGACGCCGTATCTGGTTAACGTTAAACAAACGGACCTGGAAACGGGTAAGTACAACGTCATTCTGGGCGAGCAGCTTGCCGGGCAGCTGGGAGTTAATCGTGGCGATCAATTGCGTGTGATGGTTCCGTCGGCCAGCCAGTTTACCCCGATGGGACGGATCCCAAGCCAGCGTCTGTTTAACGTCATTGGCACGTTCGCGGCTAACAGTGAAGTCGATGGCTATCAGATGCTGGTCAACATTCAGGATGCGTCGCGCCTGATGCGCTATCCGGCTGGAAACATTACCGGCTGGCGGCTATGGCTCGATGCACCGCTCAAGGTGGATGTGCTTAGCCAGCAGACGCTGCCTGAAGGGACGAAATGGCAGGACTGGCGTGAGCGTAAAGGCGAGCTTTTCCAGGCCGTACGTATGGAAAAAAACATGATGGGGCTGCTGTTGAGCCTGATCGTCGCGGTGGCGGCCTTCAATATCATCACGTCGCTGGGGCTGATGGTGATGGAAAAACAGGGCGAAGTTGCGATTCTGCAAACCCAGGGGCTAACGCCTCGCCAGATCATGGCCGTGTTTATGGTGCAGGGGGCGAGCGCAGGTATCATTGGTGCACTGCTCGGTGCTGTTCTGGGGGCGCTGCTTGCCAGTCAGCTTAATAATTTAATGCCGATCATTGGCGCATTGCTTGATGGCGCGGCATTGCCGGTTGCTATCGAACCGTTGCAGGTGATCGGGATCGCACTGGCTGCGATGGCCATTGCGCTGCTTTCAACGCTTTATCCTTCCTGGCGCGCTGCCGCCACTCAACCCGCTGAGGCTTTACGTTATGAATAAGATCCTGTTGCAATGCGACAACCTGTCCAAACGCTATCAGGAAGGCAATGTGCAGACTGATGTTTTGCATAATGTCAGTTTCAGCGTGGGGGAAGGGGAGATGATGGCGATTGTCGGCAGCTCAGGGTCCGGCAAAAGTACTTTACTGCACCTGCTGGGCGGGCTGGATACGCCGACTTCCGGTGATGTTATTTTCTCTGGTCAGCCGATGAGCAAAATGTCCTCGACGGCGAAGGCCGAGTTACGTAACCGCGAGCTGGGTTTTATCTATCAGTTCCACCATTTATTACCCGATTTCACCGCGCTTGAAAACGTGGCAATGCCGTTGTTGATTGGCAAAAAGAAACCAGCAGAAATTAACGCCCGTGCCAGCGATATGCTGAAAGCTGTGGGGCTTGGGCATCGTGGAAATCACCGTCCATCCGAGCTGTCAGGGGGCGAACGCCAGCGTGTCGCCATTGCTCGTGCGCTGGTGAATACTCCGCGCCTGGTGCTGGCAGATGAACCTACGGGTAATCTGGATGCGCGCAATGCGGACAGTATTTTCCAGCTTCTGGGCGAGCTGAACGCTTCGCAAGGAACGGCATTCCTGGTGGTGACGCACGATCTGCAACTGGCAAAACGAATGGGACGTCAGCTTGAGATGCGTGATGGCCATCTGAATGCGGAACTGACGCTGATGGGAGCGGAGTAATGGCTTCACCGTTATCGTTACTCATCGGCCTGCGTTTTAGCCGTGGCCGTCGTCGTGGCGGCATGGTCTCGCTGATCTCCGTCATTTCAACCGTCGGGATCGCGCTAGGCGTGGCGGTGTTAATCATGGGACTGAGTGCCATGAACGGCTTCGAGCGTGAGCTCAATAACCGTATTCTCGCGGTTGTACCACACGGTGAAATCGAGCCGGTGAACCAGCCCTGGACAAACTGGAGTGAGGCTCTGGCGAAGGTGGAAAAAGTGCCCGGCATTGCTGCGGCCGCTCCTTATATCAATTTTACCGGGCTGGTGGAGAGCGGTGTAAACCTGCGTGCCATTCAGGTGAA
This sequence is a window from Enterobacter sp. RHBSTW-00994. Protein-coding genes within it:
- the bhsA gene encoding multiple stress resistance protein BhsA, producing the protein MKNVKTLIAAAVLSSLSFASFAAVEVQSTPADQHKVGTISANAGTNLSSLEDQLAQKAEAMGAKSFRITSVTGPNTLHGTAVIYK
- a CDS encoding L,D-transpeptidase family protein; protein product: MMTPSRFTRWITLFALAATVAIALPARANTWPLPPSGSRVVGENRFHVVENNGGSLEAIAKKYNVGFLALLQANPGVDPYVPRAGSVLTIPLQTLLPDAPREGIVINLAELRLYYYPPGKNEVTVYPIGIGQLGGDTLTPTMITTVSDKRANPTWTPTANIRARYKAQGIDLPAVVPAGPDNPMGHHAIRLAAFGGVYLLHGTNADFGIGMRVSSGCIRLRDDDIKTLYSVITPGTKVNIVNTPIKVSEEPDGTRLVEIHQPLSKNIGDDPQTLPITLNDAMYRFKNSAGTEGDVMERAMEARSGMPVDVTRHHDIAQQSL
- the mfd gene encoding transcription-repair coupling factor, with the translated sequence MPEHYRYSLPGKAGDQRQLGELTGAACATLVAEIAERHPGPVVLVTPDMQNALRLHDEIRQFTDNLVFSLADWETLPYDSFSPHQEIISSRLSTLYQLPTMQRGVLIVPVNTLMQRVCPHSYLHGHALVMKKGQRLSRDALRAQLDSAGYRHVDQVMEHGEYATRGALLDLYPMGSDQPYRLDFFDDEIDSLRVFDADTQRTLEEVGSINLLPAHEFPTDKTAIELFRSQWRDKFDVKRDAEHIYQQVSKGTLPAGIEYWQPLFFNEPLPALFSYFPANTLIVNTGDVDNSASRFESETRARFENRGVDPMRPLLPPEQLWLRSDELNTELKRWPRIQLKTETLADKAANTNLAFQKLPDLAVQAQQKSPLDNLRKFLEAFTGPVIFSVESEGRREALGELLGRIKLAPKRILRLSEATDNGRYLMIGSAEHGFIDTLNNRALICESDLLGERVARRRQDSRRTINPDTLIRNLAELHPGQPIVHLEHGVGRYAGMTTLEAGGIKGEYLMLTYANDAKLYVPVSSLHLISRYAGGAEDNAPLHKLGGDAWARARQKAAEKVRDVAAELLDIYAQRAAKEGYAFKHDKEQYQLFCDSFPFETTPDQAQAINAVLSDMCQPLAMDRLVCGDVGFGKTEVAMRATFLAVENNKQVAVLVPTTLLAQQHYDNFRDRFANWPVRIEMLSRFRSAKEQTQILEQASEGKIDILIGTHKLLQSDVKWKDLGLLIVDEEHRFGVRHKERIKAMRADVDILTLTATPIPRTLNMAMSGMRDLSIIATPPARRLAVKTFVREYDSLVVREAILREVLRGGQVYYLFNDVENIQKAADKLAELVPEARIAIGHGQMRERELERVMNDFHHQRFNVLVCTTIIETGIDIPTANTIIIERADHFGLAQLHQLRGRVGRSHHQAYAWLLTPHPKAMTTDAQKRLEAIASLEDLGAGFALATHDLEIRGAGELLGEDQSGSMETIGFSLYMELLENAVDALKDGREPSLEDLTSQQTEVELRMPSLLPDDFIPDVNTRLSFYKRIASAKNESELEEIKVELIDRFGLLPDAARNLLDIARLRQQAQKLGIRKLEGNEKGGVIEFAEKNHVNPMWLIGLLQKQPQHFRLDGPTRLKFTQELAERKTRMEWVRHFMRQLEENAIA
- a CDS encoding acyltransferase family protein codes for the protein MKQKALWINQIKGLCICLVVVYHSVITFYPHLSGLQHPMSGLLAKCWIYFNLYLAPFRMPVFFFISGYLIRRYIDDVGWRISLDKRIWSIVWVLALWGVLQWQALSHLNDWLAPARQLATSSNAAYADSVSGFLLGMLTASTSLWYLYALVVYFLLCKMLSRWKLPLLGILALASIAINILPLPWWGINSVVRNMIYYSLGAWYGAQLMTWMKNMSLRQRRLSITLFASASVMLWFANIPILLSLLSIVLIMKLFYTVELHYAVRPNTLFNVIGSNTIAIYTTHRILIEAFSLILIGELNAASWPIWAELTLIVLYPFASLLICTLVGLGARKLSTTLFGDVFFSPPARLSPAQAS
- the lolC gene encoding lipoprotein-releasing ABC transporter permease subunit LolC; translation: MYQPVALFIGLRYMRGRAADRFGRFVSWLSTIGITLGVMALVTVLSVMNGFERELQNNILGLMPQAVLSSSSGSVNPQQLPESAVKLQGVTRVAPLTTGDVVLQSARSVAVGVMLGIDPAQKDPLTPYLVNVKQTDLETGKYNVILGEQLAGQLGVNRGDQLRVMVPSASQFTPMGRIPSQRLFNVIGTFAANSEVDGYQMLVNIQDASRLMRYPAGNITGWRLWLDAPLKVDVLSQQTLPEGTKWQDWRERKGELFQAVRMEKNMMGLLLSLIVAVAAFNIITSLGLMVMEKQGEVAILQTQGLTPRQIMAVFMVQGASAGIIGALLGAVLGALLASQLNNLMPIIGALLDGAALPVAIEPLQVIGIALAAMAIALLSTLYPSWRAAATQPAEALRYE
- the lolD gene encoding lipoprotein-releasing ABC transporter ATP-binding protein LolD; this translates as MNKILLQCDNLSKRYQEGNVQTDVLHNVSFSVGEGEMMAIVGSSGSGKSTLLHLLGGLDTPTSGDVIFSGQPMSKMSSTAKAELRNRELGFIYQFHHLLPDFTALENVAMPLLIGKKKPAEINARASDMLKAVGLGHRGNHRPSELSGGERQRVAIARALVNTPRLVLADEPTGNLDARNADSIFQLLGELNASQGTAFLVVTHDLQLAKRMGRQLEMRDGHLNAELTLMGAE